The following coding sequences lie in one Arachis ipaensis cultivar K30076 chromosome B03, Araip1.1, whole genome shotgun sequence genomic window:
- the LOC107634272 gene encoding uncharacterized protein LOC107634272 has translation MDTCFVGENCHPYAKATKSPSPKVAEQNSDNTVKAHHRRNTLAIETLSLTTHRRFSSPSSSSLRRPYHRHLVAAPPLPSPTLSRTTLTFAILTIAVDRRHPITTHRQSPLTVHHRRSSPLPLSPLHRPSLFFAVLHKSSLRRPHHRHLRASHHRHLRVDYAKLTKLLKNLMAKVSTMKNTEQILEQLPRVISSLDAYMDNGLQK, from the exons ATGGATACATGCTTCGTCGGTGAAAATTGCCATCCCTATGCTAAAGCTACAAAATCACCTTCTCCCAAAGTTGCTGAACAAAACAGTGATA ATACGGTGAAAGCTCACCATCGAAGAAACACTCTCGCTATAGAAACCCTCTCACTCACCACTCACCGTCGCTTCTCTTCGCCCTCCTCCTCGTCGCTGCGCCGCCCTTACCATCGTCATCTCGTCGCTGCGCCGCCCTTACCTTCGCCAACCCTGTCGCGCACAACTCTCACCTTCGCCATTCTTACCATCGCTGTTGACCGTCGCCACCCAATAACCACTCACCGCCAGTCACCACTCACCGTTCACCATCGTCGCTCATCACCTTTGCCATTGTCACCACTGCACAGACCATCGCTCTTCTTCGCCGTTCTGCACAAATCATCATTGCGCCGCCCTCACCATCGTCATCTCCGTGCTTCTCATCATCGTCATCTCCGTGTTGATTAt GCCAAACTCACTAAGCTTCTCAAGAACCTTATGGCAAAGGTTTCTACTATGAAGAATACAGAGCAG ATTTTAGAGCAACTTCCTCGGGTGATATCATCTTTGGATGCATATATGGATAATGGATTGCAAAA GTGA